The following are from one region of the Sorghum bicolor cultivar BTx623 chromosome 2, Sorghum_bicolor_NCBIv3, whole genome shotgun sequence genome:
- the LOC8058965 gene encoding uncharacterized protein LOC8058965, translated as MAPAAGTLMLIWLKKKKKKKKKKRKKKKKRKKKKKKKKKKKKKKAASSGPPGESSTEQPLYLVVEHGVEDPTHSVLEVAAGAAPHPLLYGKRGMSFAAVGSRDGPRIVGLGFDRTSIYDPKTFTEVLGPRLLRPMMDPVLIPHGSELYALSRCPAVVGEAEFMPWFFVFDLNLPYVGGATGWREMPPPPVFPCRLNPLEYRNPPEIRVASYAMVGSHIVLSVQQDKGTCAFDVDTKKWEMVDSKNLPFIGHAVPLGDHRFVACSKARDGAAAVFSMEVAGKTELSITELLVESKGIVPGHFWCAMGMGRFSSFDVRSVDPGPEGKLEKARIVHRTYSQVEGDDARTNSVVIVKQQRQIYKLHDRSCHLAYPLPVVAALTL; from the exons ATGGCTCCGGCGGCTGGTACGCTGATGCTGATATGGTTG aagaagaagaagaagaagaagaagaagaagaggaagaagaagaagaagaggaagaagaagaagaagaagaagaagaagaagaagaagaagaaggcggcTTCTTCCGGGCCTCCTGGCGAGTCCTCCACGGAGCAGCCGCTGTACCTGGTGGTGGAGCACGGAGTCGAGGATCCCACGCACTCCGTCCTCGaggtcgccgccggcgccgcccccCACCCCCTGCTCTACGGCAAGCGCGGCATGTCCTTCGCCGCAGTTGGGTCGCGGGACGGCCCCCGGATCGTGGGTCTTGGCTTTGATAGAACCTCCATCTACGACCCCAAAACTTTCACGGAGGTTCTCGGGCCCCGTCTCCTCCGCCCTATGATGGACCCCGTCCTTATCCCGCACGGCAGCGAGTTGTACGCGCTCTCTCGCTGCCCCGCCGTCGTTGGGGAGGCGGAGTTCATGCCCTGGTTCTTCGTCTTTGACCTGAATCTGCCTTACGTCGGTGGTGCCACCGGATGGCGTGagatgccgccgccgcccgtcTTTCCGTGCCGCCTCAATCCGCTGGAGTACCGCAACCCGCCAGAGATTCGTGTTGCTTCTTATGCCATGGTCGGCTCCCACATTGTGCTCTCTGTGCAGCAAGACAAGGGTACCTGTGCTTTCGATGTGGACACCAAGAAGTGGGAGATGGTGGACAGCAAGAACCTGCCTTTCATTGGCCACGCTGTGCCCCTCGGTGACCACCGCTTTGTTGCATGCTCCAAAGCAAGGGACGGTGCCGCTGCTGTGTTCTCCATGGAGGTCGCAGGGAAGACGGAGCTGTCCATTACTGAGTTGCTGGTGGAATCGAAGGGCATTGTTCCGGGACATTTTTGGTGTGCCATGGGGATGGGCAGATTCTCTTCTTTTGACGTTCGGTCTGTTGATCCTGGTCCAGAGGGCAAGCTGGAGAAAGCGCGCATTGTTCATCGCACTTACTCTCAGGTGGAGGGAGATGATGCTAGGACAAATTCGGTTGTCATAGTTAAGCAGCAGAGGCAGATTTACAAACTACATGATCGATCCTGTCATTTGGCTTATCCTTTACCGGTTGTTGCTGCGTTAACCTTGTAA
- the LOC8054772 gene encoding chloroplast envelope quinone oxidoreductase homolog: MAAPKKTMRALQYDKYGGGAEGLKHVDVPVPSPNKGEVLLKLEAASINPIDWKIQKGMVRPFLPRKFPFIPVGDMSGEVVEVGSGVTNFKQGDKVISISFPTGGGLAEYAVAPASLTVARPPEVSAAEGASLPTAASTALQQLKAAGVRSFNGGSGSGADSNVPKNVLVTAASGGVGHYAVQLAKLAGLHVTATCGARNLGFVAGLGADEVLDYKTPEGATLRSPSGTRYDAVAHCATGAPWSVFAPVLADRATVVDVTPGIAAAAKSFLQKVTFAKKRLVPLVLIPKKEEMEWLVDMTRQGKLKTVIDSRYPLSRAQEAWAKSIEGHATGKIVVEMGGAE, encoded by the exons ATGGCTGCTCCCAAGAAGACGATGAGAGCTCTGCAGTACGACAAGTATGGTGGAGGAGCTGAAGGCCTAAAG CATGTGGATGTGCCGGTCCCATCCCCGAACAAGGGGGAGGTGCTGCTCAAGCTGGAGGCGGCCAGCATCAACCCCATCGACTGGAAAATTCAGAAGGGCATGGTCCGCCCCTTCCTGCCCAGGAAGTTCCCCTTCATACCAG TTGGAGACATGTCCGGCGAAGTCGTGGAGGTAGGCAGCGGTGTGACCAACTTCAAACAAGGTGACAAGGTCATCTCCATCAGCTTCCCG ACTGGAGGCGGGCTAGCTGAGTACGCGGTGGCGCCGGCGTCGCTGACAGTGGCACGGCCGCCGGAGGTGTCCGCGGCGGAAGGCGCCTCTCTGCCCACGGCGGCGTCCACCGCGCTGCAGCAGCTCAAGGCCGCGGGTGTCCGCAGCTTCAACggcggctccggctccggcgccgACAGTAACGTCCCCAAGAACGTGCTGGTCACCGCGGCCTCCGGCGGCGTCGGCCACTACGCCGTGCAGCTGGCCAAGCTGGCGGGGCTCCACGTCACGGCCACCTGCGGCGCGCGCAACCTGGGCTTCGTCGCGGGGCTGGGCGCCGACGAGGTGCTGGACTACAAGACCCCCGAGGGCGCCACGCTGCGGAGCCCGTCCGGCACCAGGTACGACGCGGTGGCGCACTGCGCGACGGGCGCCCCGTGGTCGGTGTTCGCGCCGGTTCTGGCCGACAGGGCCACGGTCGTCGACGTCACCCCCGGGATCGCCGCCGCGGCCAAGTCGTTCCTGCAGAAGGTGACCTTCGCCAAGAAGAGGCTGGTGCCGCTGGTCCTGATCCCCAAGAAGGAGGAGATGGAGTGGCTGGTGGACATGACGAGGCAGGGGAAGCTCAAGACGGTGATCGACTCCAGGTACCCGTTGAGCAGAGCGCAGGAGGCGTGGGCGAAGAGCATCGAAGGGCACGCCACCGGCAAGATCGTTGTGGAAATGGGCGGTGCAGAGTGA
- the LOC8058966 gene encoding UDP-glucuronate 4-epimerase 6, translating into MPLSGITAVDAAGKGMKLERYASGGALLLRRATSAKLVSASSHLLFRATVLATLALVFLFTLHYPSLLSRSFHLSAGAGDDSAGGGAHSTSASHRSLLMSSSASASYGGAAWEKEVRRSARPSRDGGISVLVTGAAGFVGTHCSLALKARGDGVLGLDNFNSYYDPSLKRARQALLASRGVVVLDADINDGLLLEKLFDVAAFTHVLHLAAQAGVRYAMEAPQTYVASNVAGLVSVFEVAAKHADPQPAIVWASSSSVYGLNTDAPFSEDHRTDRPASLYAATKKAGEAIAHTYNHIYGLSITGLRFFTVYGPWGRPDMAYFFFARSIVAGEPITLFRAADGSDARRDFTYIDDVVKGCLGALDTAGKSTGSRSGKKSGPAPLRVYNLGNTSPVPVTRMVAILEKLLGKKANKRIVTMPSNGDVPFTHANVSHAAHDFGYRPTTSLEAGLRHFVDWFVNYYKLDTKIAKGARSSAAADKPAKKKKAAAAMSASS; encoded by the coding sequence ATGCCGTTGTCGGGGATCACCGCGGTGGACGCGGCCGGCAAGGGGATGAAGCTGGAGCGGTACGCCAGCGGGGGCGCGCTGCTGCTGCGCCGGGCGACCAGCGCCAAGCTCGTGTCCGCGTCGTCGCACCTGCTCTTCCGCGCCACCGTGCTCGCCACGCTCGCGCTCGTCTTCCTCTTCACGCTGCACTACCCGTCCCTCCTCTCGCGGTCCTTCCACCtctccgccggcgccggcgacgacTCAGCAGGCGGCGGAGCGCACTCCACCTCCGCCTCGCACCGCAGCCTGCTCATGTCGtcctcggcgtcggcgtcgtacGGCGGCGCCGCGTGGGAGAAGGAGGTACGGCGGAGCGCCAGGCCGAGCCGGGACGGGGGCATCTCCGTGCTGGTCACGGGCGCCGCGGGCTTCGTGGGCACGCACTGCTCGCTCGCGCTCAAGGCCCGCGGCGACGGCGTGCTCGGCCTCGACAACTTCAACTCCTACTACGACCCGTCGCTGAAGCGCGCCCGCCAGGCGCTCCTGGCCAGCCGTGGCGTCGTCGTGCTCGACGCCGACATCAACGACGGCCTGCTGCTGGAGAAGCTCTTCGACGTCGCGGCGTTCACGCACGTGCTGCACCTGGCCGCGCAAGCCGGGGTGCGGTACGCGATGGAGGCGCCGCAGACGTACGTGGCGTCCAACGTGGCCGGGCTCGTCAGCGTCTTCGAGGTGGCGGCCAAGCACGCCGACCCGCAGCCGGCCATCGTctgggcctcctcctcctcggtgTACGGGCTCAACACCGACGCGCCCTTCTCCGAGGACCACCGCACCGACCGCCCGGCGTCGCTGTACGCGGCCACCAAGAAGGCCGGCGAGGCCATCGCGCACACCTACAACCACATCTACGGGCTCTCCATCACCGGCCTCCGCTTCTTCACCGTCTACGGTCCCTGGGGCCGCCCCGACATGGCCTACTTCTTCTTTGCCCGCAGCATCGTCGCCGGCGAGCCCATCACGCTGTTCCGCGCCGCCGACGGCTCCGACGCGCGCCGCGACTTCACCTACATTGACGACGTCGTCAAGGGCTGCCTCGGCGCGCTCGACACCGCCGGCAAGAGCACCGGCTCCAGGTCCGGCAAGAAGAGCGGGCCCGCGCCGCTCCGCGTCTACAACCTCGGCAACACATCCCCCGTGCCCGTCACCCGGATGGTCGCCATCCTCGAGAAGCTGCTCGGCAAGAAGGCCAACAAGCGCATCGTCACCATGCCCAGCAACGGCGACGTGCCCTTCACCCACGCCAACGTCAGCCACGCCGCCCACGACTTCGGCTACCGCCCCACAACCTCCCTCGAGGCCGGCCTCCGGCACTTCGTCGACTGGTTCGTCAACTACTACAAGCTCGACACCAAGATCGCCAAGGGCGCCcgcagcagcgccgccgccgacaagccggcgaagaagaagaaggccgcGGCGGCCATGTCGGCGTCCTCGTGA
- the LOC8054773 gene encoding cyclin-C1-1 isoform X2 encodes MAANFWTSSHCKQLLDPDDVDLVPAADRERGITPEEFRLIKIHMSFHIWRLAQQVKVRQRVIATAVTYFRRVYTRKSMSDYDPRLVAPTCLYLASKVEESTVQARLLVFYIKKMCGSDDKYRFEIKDILEMEMKLLEALDYYLVVFHPYRPLLQLLQDAGITDLTQFAWGLVNDTYKMDLILIYPPYMIALACIYIASVLKDKDTTAWFEELRVDMNIVKNISMEILDFYDTYKIDPQRGIPEDKISSVMNKLPAKA; translated from the exons ATGGCCGCCAACTTCTGGACGTCGTCGCACTG CAAGCAGCTACTGGACCCCGATGATGTGGACCTGGTGCCGGCGGCGGACCGGGAGCGGGGCATCACGCCAGAGGAGTTCCGCCTCATCAAGATCCATATGTCGTTCC ATATCTGGAGGCTGGCACAACAGGTTAAAGTTAGGCAaag AGTTATAGCTACAGCAGTCACTTACTTCAGGCGTGTGTATACAAG GAAGAGCATGTCAGACTATGATCCTCGTTTGGTTGCACCTACTTGTTTGTATTTGGCATCTAAGGTGGAGGAGAGCACAGTGCAAGCTCGGCTTCTTGTCTTTTACATAAAAAAGATGTGTG GTTCCGATGACAAGTATCGGTTTGAAATTAAGGATATTCTTGAAATGGAAATGAAGCTCCTCGAAGCTCTTGACTATTATTTGGTTGTTTTCCATCCATACCGTCCTCTCTTACA GTTATTGCAAGATGCTGGCATAACAGATCTGACACAATTTGCCTG GGGCCTTGTTAACGATACATACAAGATGGACCTTATCCTCATATACCCTCCCTACATGATTGCACTGGCCTGCATATACATAGCAAGTGTTCTAAAAGATAAGGACACCACAGCATGGTTTGAAGAGCTCCGTGTTGACATGAACATA gttaagaatatctctatgGAAATATTAGACTTCTATGACACCTACAAGATTGATCCTCAAAGGGGCATTCCTGAGGATAAGATAAGCTCCGTGATGAACAAGTTGCCGGCGAAGGCTTGA
- the LOC8054773 gene encoding cyclin-C1-1 isoform X1, producing the protein MAANFWTSSHCKQLLDPDDVDLVPAADRERGITPEEFRLIKIHMSFRQLVSSWMPYQYKHLMISDIWRLAQQVKVRQRVIATAVTYFRRVYTRKSMSDYDPRLVAPTCLYLASKVEESTVQARLLVFYIKKMCGSDDKYRFEIKDILEMEMKLLEALDYYLVVFHPYRPLLQLLQDAGITDLTQFAWGLVNDTYKMDLILIYPPYMIALACIYIASVLKDKDTTAWFEELRVDMNIVKNISMEILDFYDTYKIDPQRGIPEDKISSVMNKLPAKA; encoded by the exons ATGGCCGCCAACTTCTGGACGTCGTCGCACTG CAAGCAGCTACTGGACCCCGATGATGTGGACCTGGTGCCGGCGGCGGACCGGGAGCGGGGCATCACGCCAGAGGAGTTCCGCCTCATCAAGATCCATATGTCGTTCC GACAACTTGtgtcttcttggatgccttacCAATACAAGCATTTGATGATTTCAGATATCTGGAGGCTGGCACAACAGGTTAAAGTTAGGCAaag AGTTATAGCTACAGCAGTCACTTACTTCAGGCGTGTGTATACAAG GAAGAGCATGTCAGACTATGATCCTCGTTTGGTTGCACCTACTTGTTTGTATTTGGCATCTAAGGTGGAGGAGAGCACAGTGCAAGCTCGGCTTCTTGTCTTTTACATAAAAAAGATGTGTG GTTCCGATGACAAGTATCGGTTTGAAATTAAGGATATTCTTGAAATGGAAATGAAGCTCCTCGAAGCTCTTGACTATTATTTGGTTGTTTTCCATCCATACCGTCCTCTCTTACA GTTATTGCAAGATGCTGGCATAACAGATCTGACACAATTTGCCTG GGGCCTTGTTAACGATACATACAAGATGGACCTTATCCTCATATACCCTCCCTACATGATTGCACTGGCCTGCATATACATAGCAAGTGTTCTAAAAGATAAGGACACCACAGCATGGTTTGAAGAGCTCCGTGTTGACATGAACATA gttaagaatatctctatgGAAATATTAGACTTCTATGACACCTACAAGATTGATCCTCAAAGGGGCATTCCTGAGGATAAGATAAGCTCCGTGATGAACAAGTTGCCGGCGAAGGCTTGA
- the LOC8058967 gene encoding E3 ubiquitin-protein ligase RNF4, with protein MSTVSGTRRAPRRQSQDGSADKVLVIIEASSRVAGSRRGPPTPVPGARNSPIDVEAIDDEVQAVSPSRVPPPRRNRRTRREPITVVDLEVESSREGNKRQRVVPVGHHLSSDSGAGSSLQSNAVQTGKEPAKEVPKETFFTCPICWNKMEEPSTTTCGHVFCDTCIKQAIKIQKKCPTCRKGLKMNSAHRIYLPKASS; from the exons ATGAGCACTGTCAGTGGTACAAGGCGTGCACCAAGGAGACAGTCGCAAGATGGGTCAGCTGATAAAGTATTGGTGATAATCGAGGCAAGCTCCCGGGTGGCGGGGAGCCGTCGTGGACCACCGACCCCTGTTCCTGGCGCACGAAACTCACCCATTGATGTGGAGGCCATCGACGATGAAGTTCAGGCAGTATCGCCCTCACGAGTGCCCCCGCCA AGGAGGAACAGGAGGACCAGGAGGGAACCTATAACAGTGGTTGACTTGGAGGTTGAATCTAGCAGGGAAG GGAACAAACGCCAGAGGGTTGTACCAGTAGGACATCACCTCTCTTCAGATTCGGGAGCAGGGTCCAGCTTGCAG TCAAATGCCGTACAAACCGGCAAAGAGCCTGCCAAGGAGGTCCCCAAGGAAACATTTTTCACCTGCCCAATATGTTGGAATAAGATGGAGGAGCCTTCCACAACGACTTGTGGCCATGTCTTCTGCGACACATGCATCAAGCAGGCCATCAAGATTCAGAAGAAATGCCCTACTTGCAGGAAGGGGCTGAAAATGAATAGTGCTCATCGCATTTACCTTCCGAAAGCTTCTAGTTAA